TACAAGTACTATTTCTACCTATTTCATTTTTTATATTTAGTACAATTTTAGCTTTTACTCTTCTATATTTATTTAAAAAAATATATAGTGATAACACTGCAAATTTATTAGCTTTTAGTACTTCTACTGGAAATACAGGGAATATCGGTATTCCTTTAGCTATTTTATTTTTAGAACCTAAATTAGTGGATATATTTATTTTTTCAATTTTAGCTTCTATTTTATATCAAAATTCTGTAGGATATTACATTACGGCAAAAGGTAATTTTAGTGCAAAAGAGAGTTTTAAAAAAGTTTTAAAACTTCCTGTTATTTATGCGTTTATCTTAGGAATAATATTAAATTTAAATGAAATAAAAATTCCAGATATGTTTTTAAGTTATAGTGATTTCTTAAAAGGAACATATGCAATACTTGGAATGATGTTAGTAGGAATGGGAATGGAAAAGTTTCGTTCAAGTAACTCATTTGATATAAAATTTATTTCATTTACACTAATTATAAAATTTATACTTTGGCCAGTTGCAACTTTATTATTTATATATTTTGACAAAAACTTTATACACTTTTTAGATAAAGATTTTTATATGATTATGTTTTTATTTAGTATTGTTCCACTTGCTGGAAATACTGTAACTGTAGCAACAATATTAAATGTGAAGCCTGAAAAAATGTCAATGGCAGTTTTTATTTCAACTATAATCTCACTATTTTACATTCCATTTGTTTTATATGTTTATATGAATTGATAATGAAATTATCTTGTTTTTTTATATAAAGCTATAAATATTCCAAAAAGAATTATAATAGTAGAAAGAAATAGTTCAAAACTTAAACTTTCACTTAAGAATATAATACTTAAAAATATAGCAATTATTGGTACTAATAACTGAATAATGCTCGCTGTCATAATCTCTATTTTAGGTAAAATTGCATACAAAAGAAATACTCCAAAAGCAGTTGTAATAGAACCTGAAATAGTTGCCATAATAAAAGTAGCAAGATTTATTTTAATACTATTTTCAAAAAAAGTTAAATAAAAAATAGCAAAAATCATAGTAAAAATAAAAGCTTTAAAAAAACTATCTGTAGCATTTAAAATTGTGTCTTTTGATTTTTTTCCAAGAACACTAAATACTGCCCAACCAATTCCTGATAAAAACATCAGAAAAGTATGAAAATATGAGATAGAAAAATCATCTTTGGGATATAAAAGATATGCTAATCCACAAAAAGCTATGAGTATTCCAATAATTTTATTAAAAGTTAATTTTTCATTAAAAAACAAAGCCAAAATAATCATAGTTAATTGAACAACTGCAAATAAAATCAAAGTTCCAATACCTGCAAGCATATTTATATATGAATATGAAAAACAAATAGCATATAAAAAAAACATAAATCCACTAAGATAGTTAGATTTTAATCCTATTTTAAAATTTCTATTTTTATAAAAATATATAGTGAAAAGAATAAACATAGCAGATGCAATTCTCAAAAAAGTAAAAGAGAATGCATCTATATTTTGTGTAGAAATAGCCATTCTAGCTAAAATTGAATTTGAAGCAAAAAATAGTAAAACTACAAAAATTGAAACTACTAATTTTAAATTAAAACCAAAATACTTCATTTCATTCCTTTTATTTCATTGCTTATTCTAATAAAATACTAAATTATATAAATTAGAATACCAAAAATATACCTAAAAGAACTATATGTAAAAGCAATCAATAAAATTTATAAAAGTGTTAATCCACCATCAATTTTTAATGTTTGACCATTTATAAAACTATTTTCTATCAAGAAAATATATGCAGAAGATACCTCTTCAATAGTTGCAGTTCTTCCAAGAGGAATTGTATTTGAAAAATACTCTTCAATACCTTTAACTTCATCTTTATTCATATTTCTCCATAATGGTGTTTTTGTCCAAGTTGGAGCAACTGCATTTACTCTTATTTTTCTTTTTGATAACTCAACAGCTAAACCTCGCACCATTGTACTAATAGATTCATTTCCTATAATTGCTCCTGAGGCATTATCAGCTCTTCCACCACTACCAGCTGTAAATACTAAAGAACCATTATCATTTATTTTATTTGAAGCATATCTTGCAATTTTTAAATTTGCAAAAAGTTTTTCATCAATTGCATTTTTTATAGTTTCGTAAGAAGTATCTAAAAAACCTCCTCCCATAAAACCACCAGCCATAGAAATCATATAATCAAAATTTTCAATCTCTTCAAAGAAACTTTTTATATTCTCTTCTTTTGATGCATCTAAAACTTTTCCTTCAATATTTTTATTAATAGTTTTTAACTCTTTTACTACATTTTCTAATTTATCTTTGTCACGTCCAGTTATTATTACGTTTGCACCTTTAGAAAGTAATGTTTTACAACTTTCTAAACCAAATCCAGAAGTTCCACCTATTATTAATACTTTTTTATTTTCTACATTATTCATTTTTATTCCTTTTCAAGATTTACAGCTTCAACTGTTTCTAAAGCTACACTATTGTCAATATCACCTTTTGCACCACTAATTCCTACTGCTCCACATAATTCACCTTTGTAAAATATTGGAATTCCACCTTGTAATGGAGTAATATTTGGTGTTTTTGACATAGAGATATCACCACTATTTATCATATCTTCAAATAGTTTTGAAGGTGTTTTTAGTAAAGCTGCTGTTTTTGCTTTTTGAATTGCAACTTCAGTTGTTACTAAACTTGCTTCGTCCATTCTTGAAAAAGCCAATAAATTTCCTGATGAATCAACAACTGCTATACTCAAATTTAGATCTTTTTTTGTTGCAATTTTTTGAGCAGCATGAATATAATTTTTTGCACCTTTTAAACTCAATGTTGGTTTATAATTAATCAATTTTTCTCCTTTTTCTTCATTCGCATTACAAAAAGTAAAAAAACATATCGTAACTAATAGATAAAATAAACTTTGTCTTTTTTTCATATTTTTCCTTTTGTAAAATGGTTTATAACCATCAAAATCTTATCTCTATTTATCTTAATAATATCTTACTAGTAAGATAAATATATTAATATTAGAATAATGTTATTTTATATATAATTCTTTCATGAATGTACAAAACATAAAAAATGATATAAATGAGCATAAGATAAAATTAAAAGAAAATTATAGTGATTCATTAGAAATTACTCTGCCTCTTTTTTTAGTAAACAATCTAATGCTTCAAAAAATTTCTAAAATTGAGTTAAATAAATATA
The DNA window shown above is from Arcobacter lacus and carries:
- a CDS encoding AEC family transporter is translated as MSVFFTLLGKIIPLYFSVFLGFISTYKLKCDKETIAKILLFILAPLIVFNATVSVKLNLQVLFLPISFFIFSTILAFTLLYLFKKIYSDNTANLLAFSTSTGNTGNIGIPLAILFLEPKLVDIFIFSILASILYQNSVGYYITAKGNFSAKESFKKVLKLPVIYAFILGIILNLNEIKIPDMFLSYSDFLKGTYAILGMMLVGMGMEKFRSSNSFDIKFISFTLIIKFILWPVATLLFIYFDKNFIHFLDKDFYMIMFLFSIVPLAGNTVTVATILNVKPEKMSMAVFISTIISLFYIPFVLYVYMN
- a CDS encoding DMT family transporter; this encodes MKYFGFNLKLVVSIFVVLLFFASNSILARMAISTQNIDAFSFTFLRIASAMFILFTIYFYKNRNFKIGLKSNYLSGFMFFLYAICFSYSYINMLAGIGTLILFAVVQLTMIILALFFNEKLTFNKIIGILIAFCGLAYLLYPKDDFSISYFHTFLMFLSGIGWAVFSVLGKKSKDTILNATDSFFKAFIFTMIFAIFYLTFFENSIKINLATFIMATISGSITTAFGVFLLYAILPKIEIMTASIIQLLVPIIAIFLSIIFLSESLSFELFLSTIIILFGIFIALYKKTR
- a CDS encoding SDR family NAD(P)-dependent oxidoreductase — protein: MNNVENKKVLIIGGTSGFGLESCKTLLSKGANVIITGRDKDKLENVVKELKTINKNIEGKVLDASKEENIKSFFEEIENFDYMISMAGGFMGGGFLDTSYETIKNAIDEKLFANLKIARYASNKINDNGSLVFTAGSGGRADNASGAIIGNESISTMVRGLAVELSKRKIRVNAVAPTWTKTPLWRNMNKDEVKGIEEYFSNTIPLGRTATIEEVSSAYIFLIENSFINGQTLKIDGGLTLL
- a CDS encoding GlcG/HbpS family heme-binding protein gives rise to the protein MKKRQSLFYLLVTICFFTFCNANEEKGEKLINYKPTLSLKGAKNYIHAAQKIATKKDLNLSIAVVDSSGNLLAFSRMDEASLVTTEVAIQKAKTAALLKTPSKLFEDMINSGDISMSKTPNITPLQGGIPIFYKGELCGAVGISGAKGDIDNSVALETVEAVNLEKE